The following are encoded together in the Sinorhizobium terangae genome:
- a CDS encoding universal stress protein, with protein sequence MFRNILIPTDGSPLATLALDAGIAFAKEAGAKIAVLTVTEPFHLFSTDTEQLASTREDYEALARQHAGEILAAAVVKSERAGVPCETDHARSHEVYRAIIKKADDIGADLIIMASHGRGGVGALVLGSVAAKVLTHSTIPVLIYRKK encoded by the coding sequence ATGTTCCGCAACATTCTCATTCCCACCGATGGTTCGCCGCTTGCCACACTCGCCTTGGACGCCGGTATCGCCTTTGCAAAGGAGGCCGGAGCGAAGATCGCGGTGTTGACCGTGACGGAGCCGTTCCACCTCTTTTCGACCGACACGGAACAACTCGCCAGCACGAGGGAAGATTATGAAGCGCTGGCCCGTCAGCACGCCGGGGAAATACTTGCTGCCGCCGTGGTGAAATCTGAGCGTGCCGGCGTGCCGTGCGAAACGGATCACGCCCGCAGCCACGAGGTCTATCGTGCGATCATCAAGAAAGCGGACGATATCGGCGCCGATCTCATCATCATGGCGTCGCACGGCCGTGGCGGCGTCGGCGCCCTGGTGCTCGGCAGCGTCGCCGCGAAGGTGCTGACCCATTCGACGATCCCCGTGCTCATCTACAGGAAAAAGTAG
- a CDS encoding DUF475 domain-containing protein — protein MIQPRSHTTALGYFRWAFIVTALGLLLGVWLGWQSTGTFSGTMTVFFICAVLAVLEISLSFDNAIVNANKLKDMTPVWQHRFLTWGIIIAVFGMRIVFPLLIVVIAANIGPIDAVILAAIRPEEYARIMNDAHLPIAAFGGTFLMMVGLTYFFDQEKDVHWIAWLERKMARFATIKGIEIALVLSVILAFSTLLETEHVHTFVYASIYGLLTFLIVEVVGGLLDASQQTMSAAAKGGFGAFLYLEVLDASFSFDGVIGAFALTQNLFIIAIGLGIGAMYVRSMTIMLVEKGTLNEYRYLEHGAFYAILILSVVMYFQTLFHIPEVITGLGGAGLIGLSLWSSIRHNRRKAEAGEDEPDARFRVEA, from the coding sequence ATGATCCAGCCCCGTTCGCACACGACCGCACTCGGTTATTTCAGGTGGGCCTTCATCGTGACGGCCCTCGGTCTGCTGCTTGGCGTCTGGCTCGGATGGCAGTCGACCGGTACATTCAGCGGCACGATGACCGTCTTCTTCATCTGTGCGGTGCTCGCTGTGCTCGAAATTTCGCTCTCCTTCGACAACGCCATCGTCAACGCCAACAAGCTCAAGGACATGACGCCGGTCTGGCAGCATCGGTTTCTGACCTGGGGCATCATCATTGCCGTGTTCGGCATGCGTATCGTCTTTCCGCTGCTGATCGTCGTGATCGCCGCCAATATCGGGCCGATCGACGCGGTCATCCTTGCGGCAATCCGCCCCGAAGAATACGCCCGCATCATGAACGACGCGCATCTGCCGATCGCCGCCTTTGGCGGCACGTTCCTGATGATGGTCGGTCTCACCTACTTCTTCGACCAGGAGAAGGATGTGCACTGGATCGCCTGGCTGGAGCGCAAGATGGCGCGCTTCGCGACGATCAAGGGAATCGAAATTGCTCTCGTCCTGAGCGTCATCCTGGCGTTCTCGACCTTGCTCGAAACCGAGCACGTGCACACCTTCGTCTATGCCAGCATCTATGGCCTGCTCACCTTCCTCATCGTCGAGGTCGTCGGTGGTCTGCTCGATGCTTCGCAGCAGACGATGAGCGCGGCGGCGAAGGGCGGTTTCGGTGCATTCCTCTACCTGGAAGTGCTCGATGCCAGCTTCTCGTTCGACGGCGTCATCGGTGCCTTCGCCTTGACGCAGAACCTGTTCATCATCGCGATTGGTCTCGGCATTGGCGCCATGTATGTCCGCTCGATGACCATCATGCTCGTCGAGAAGGGCACGCTCAACGAATATCGCTATCTGGAGCACGGCGCCTTCTATGCGATCCTGATCCTGTCGGTGGTGATGTATTTCCAGACGCTGTTCCACATTCCCGAGGTCATTACCGGTCTCGGCGGCGCCGGCCTCATCGGCCTGTCGCTCTGGTCGTCGATCCGTCACAACCGGCGCAAGGCGGAGGCCGGTGAGGATGAGCCCGACGCGCGGTTTCGCGTCGAGGCCTGA
- a CDS encoding DUF982 domain-containing protein yields MHSFWWDKSVQLELGNAGKYRDVKSTREAVECLMLRWPHQDGRALAAAKRVCLQALEGKVKTEKARRAFIKAAEEAHLSIRSQ; encoded by the coding sequence ATGCACAGCTTCTGGTGGGACAAGAGCGTCCAGTTGGAACTCGGCAACGCAGGCAAATATCGCGACGTGAAGAGCACGCGCGAGGCCGTCGAGTGTCTGATGCTGCGGTGGCCCCATCAGGACGGGCGCGCCCTTGCCGCCGCAAAACGCGTCTGCCTGCAGGCGCTTGAGGGCAAGGTCAAGACCGAGAAAGCCCGAAGAGCATTTATCAAGGCAGCCGAAGAGGCGCACCTGTCCATCCGGAGCCAATAG
- a CDS encoding DUF982 domain-containing protein translates to MYEIPWKAPVSISMLDGKCRTVIGPLDAMKCLQSEWPVRGGAYYSYAVRTCEAALKRQKSPSEARAAFICASREAFLTILAGQAPEDGSSEYRPLE, encoded by the coding sequence ATGTACGAAATTCCGTGGAAGGCGCCGGTCAGTATCAGCATGCTGGACGGGAAATGTCGCACGGTCATCGGTCCGCTCGACGCAATGAAGTGTCTGCAGAGCGAGTGGCCCGTTCGAGGCGGCGCCTATTACAGCTATGCGGTGCGCACCTGCGAGGCGGCACTTAAACGCCAGAAAAGCCCAAGCGAAGCACGCGCGGCCTTCATTTGCGCCTCGCGGGAGGCCTTTCTGACGATCCTCGCAGGTCAGGCGCCGGAGGACGGAAGCAGTGAATACCGGCCCTTGGAATGA
- a CDS encoding SDR family oxidoreductase, producing MGNRLAGKRIVITGAAQGIGLAMAEVFQGEGASLFLIDRDGPLLEREATRLQAEGGTVSSAVADITDADAIAAAFARAEKTIGRPNALVNNAGVNVFAEPLATGEEDWQRCFDVNLKGAWNCCKAALPGMIEAGGGVILNIASTHAFTIIPQTFPYPVAKHALIGMTKSLGIEYASKGIRVNALAPGYVRTRKVIDYWNSFPDPAAAEAETMKLHPGGRIATAEEIARAALFMISDECTFMNATCLTVDGGLSVLHHPA from the coding sequence ATGGGCAACCGGCTCGCTGGCAAACGCATCGTCATAACGGGCGCCGCCCAGGGTATTGGCCTTGCCATGGCCGAGGTCTTCCAGGGCGAGGGTGCCAGCCTGTTCCTGATCGATCGTGATGGGCCGCTCCTGGAAAGGGAGGCAACAAGGCTCCAGGCCGAGGGCGGCACGGTCTCATCGGCGGTCGCCGATATTACCGATGCCGATGCGATCGCCGCCGCGTTTGCCAGGGCGGAGAAAACCATCGGTCGCCCCAACGCGCTGGTCAACAATGCCGGCGTCAACGTGTTCGCGGAACCGCTGGCGACGGGCGAGGAGGACTGGCAGCGCTGCTTCGACGTAAACTTGAAAGGCGCCTGGAATTGCTGCAAGGCCGCGCTCCCGGGCATGATCGAGGCGGGCGGTGGGGTCATCCTCAACATCGCCTCGACGCATGCCTTCACCATCATCCCGCAAACCTTCCCCTATCCCGTTGCCAAGCACGCACTGATCGGCATGACGAAGTCGCTTGGGATCGAATATGCATCGAAGGGAATCCGCGTGAACGCTCTGGCTCCGGGCTACGTGCGGACCCGGAAGGTGATCGACTACTGGAACAGCTTCCCCGATCCGGCAGCGGCCGAAGCGGAAACGATGAAGCTGCATCCGGGCGGCCGCATCGCCACGGCCGAAGAAATTGCCCGCGCCGCCCTGTTCATGATTTCCGACGAGTGCACCTTCATGAATGCCACCTGCCTGACGGTGGATGGCGGCCTCAGCGTCCTGCATCACCCGGCCTGA
- the dgoD gene encoding galactonate dehydratase gives MKITKLTTHIVPPRWLFLKIETDEGIVGWGEPVVEGRALTVEAAVHELADYLVGKDPFLIEDHWNVMYRGGFYRGGALHMSALAGIDQALWDIKGKALGQPIHQLLGGQCRDRIKVYSWIGGDRPSDVARNARDVVARGFKAIKLNGCEELQIVDSNEKIDKAVSTIGTIRDAIGPHVGIGVDFHGRVHRPMAKVLAKELEQFKLMFIEEPVLSENREALKEIANHSSTPIALGERLYSRWDFKSVLADGYVDIIQPDLSHAGGITECRKIAAMAEAYDVALAPHCPLGPIALAACLQVDAVSYNAFIQEQSLGIHYNAGNDILDYISNKEVFRYQDGFVSIPQGPGLGVEVDEAYVIERAREGHRWRNPVWRHEDGSVAEW, from the coding sequence ATGAAGATTACCAAGCTCACCACCCATATTGTTCCGCCGCGCTGGCTGTTCCTCAAGATCGAAACCGACGAGGGCATTGTCGGCTGGGGCGAGCCGGTGGTTGAAGGCCGCGCGCTGACCGTCGAGGCGGCGGTGCACGAACTCGCCGACTATCTTGTCGGCAAGGATCCGTTCCTGATCGAGGACCACTGGAACGTGATGTATCGCGGTGGCTTCTATCGCGGCGGCGCGTTGCACATGAGCGCTCTTGCCGGCATCGATCAGGCGCTATGGGACATCAAGGGCAAGGCTCTCGGCCAGCCGATCCACCAGTTGCTCGGCGGCCAATGCCGCGACAGGATCAAGGTCTATTCCTGGATCGGCGGCGATCGGCCGAGCGACGTTGCGCGCAATGCCAGGGACGTCGTCGCCCGCGGCTTCAAGGCGATCAAGCTCAACGGCTGCGAAGAACTGCAGATCGTCGACAGCAACGAGAAGATCGACAAGGCCGTTTCGACCATCGGCACCATCCGCGACGCGATCGGCCCGCATGTCGGCATCGGCGTCGACTTCCATGGTCGCGTGCATCGGCCGATGGCCAAGGTGCTAGCCAAGGAACTCGAGCAGTTCAAGCTGATGTTCATCGAGGAGCCGGTGCTGTCGGAAAACCGGGAAGCGCTGAAGGAGATCGCCAATCATTCGTCGACACCGATTGCGCTGGGCGAGCGCCTCTATTCCCGCTGGGACTTCAAGTCTGTCCTGGCCGATGGCTATGTCGACATCATCCAGCCGGATCTTTCGCATGCGGGCGGCATCACCGAGTGCCGCAAGATCGCGGCGATGGCGGAAGCCTATGACGTGGCGCTCGCGCCGCATTGCCCGCTGGGGCCGATCGCGCTTGCTGCCTGCCTTCAGGTCGATGCCGTCAGCTACAACGCCTTCATCCAGGAGCAGAGCCTCGGCATCCATTACAATGCTGGCAACGACATCCTCGATTACATCTCCAACAAGGAGGTGTTCCGCTACCAGGATGGCTTCGTGTCGATCCCGCAGGGGCCCGGCCTCGGTGTCGAGGTCGACGAGGCCTATGTCATCGAGCGTGCGCGTGAAGGCCATCGCTGGCGCAATCCGGTCTGGCGCCACGAGGATGGCAGCGTCGCCGAATGGTGA
- a CDS encoding FadR/GntR family transcriptional regulator, translating into MAMAAEGQEHQGIVAERLQRRPRVQKNITRAIASDICAEIFPVGTFLPRENDLCERYGVSRTVIRESLKILESKGMVRGRSRVGTVVCNKEEWNILDSQVLEWIGERIFEFDLLNCILEARRAIEPAAAEFAAERATVQEIADLERAWRGMRDGERDVAGFTEADVAFHTCLLKASHNQVFLQLVGIIQTALKFALHASNEAAERRDEAIDIHGELVEALRMRDKVGARDCSMRMLDLAARDLAAAVKRHRSSGAAP; encoded by the coding sequence ATGGCGATGGCAGCGGAAGGGCAGGAGCACCAGGGTATTGTGGCAGAACGGCTGCAACGCCGTCCGCGCGTCCAGAAGAACATCACGCGCGCCATTGCCTCCGACATCTGCGCCGAGATCTTTCCTGTCGGCACGTTCCTGCCTCGCGAAAACGATCTGTGCGAGCGCTATGGCGTCAGCCGCACCGTGATCCGCGAATCGCTGAAGATCCTCGAATCGAAAGGCATGGTGCGCGGCCGCTCCCGCGTCGGCACGGTCGTCTGCAACAAGGAAGAGTGGAACATTCTCGATTCGCAAGTTCTTGAATGGATCGGCGAGCGCATCTTCGAATTCGATCTGCTGAACTGCATCCTGGAGGCGCGCCGGGCGATCGAGCCAGCGGCGGCCGAATTCGCCGCCGAGCGCGCGACGGTACAGGAAATCGCCGATCTCGAACGCGCCTGGCGGGGCATGCGTGACGGCGAGCGCGACGTCGCGGGCTTCACCGAGGCCGACGTCGCGTTTCACACCTGCCTTCTGAAGGCGAGCCACAACCAGGTCTTCCTGCAACTCGTCGGCATCATCCAGACGGCGCTCAAGTTCGCGCTGCACGCTTCGAACGAGGCCGCCGAACGCCGGGACGAGGCGATCGACATACATGGCGAACTCGTGGAGGCGTTGCGCATGCGCGACAAGGTGGGCGCGCGCGACTGCTCGATGCGCATGCTGGATCTTGCGGCGCGCGATCTCGCCGCGGCCGTCAAACGGCACCGATCCTCAGGCGCCGCCCCCTGA
- a CDS encoding arabinose ABC transporter substrate-binding protein, giving the protein MRFIKAAILAGTVAVFAATSALAADVKIGFIVKQPEEPWFQDEWKFADAAAKEKGFTLVKIGAEDGEKVQSAIDNLGAQGAQGFIVCTPDVKLGPGIVAKAAANDLKLMTVDDRLVNADGTPIEDVPHMGISATKIGEAVGQAIVDEIKKRGWDMKEVGAIRVSYDQLPTAVDRVEGALSVLKANGFPEANIFDAPQAKTDTEAALNASTIVLNKNAGIKKWVAVGLNDEAVLGAVRATESVGIAADSVIGVGIGGAESAINEFKKPAATGFFGTVIISPKRHGYETALNMYDWIANDKEPEKLILTAGQLALRDNYEAVRKELGIE; this is encoded by the coding sequence ATGCGCTTCATCAAGGCAGCCATTCTGGCTGGTACCGTCGCCGTATTCGCCGCCACTTCGGCATTGGCCGCCGACGTCAAGATCGGCTTCATCGTCAAACAGCCCGAGGAGCCGTGGTTCCAGGACGAATGGAAATTCGCGGACGCCGCCGCCAAGGAAAAAGGCTTCACGCTGGTCAAGATTGGTGCAGAAGACGGCGAGAAGGTTCAGTCGGCCATCGACAATCTCGGGGCCCAGGGCGCACAGGGCTTCATCGTCTGCACGCCTGACGTCAAGCTCGGCCCGGGCATCGTCGCGAAGGCTGCCGCCAACGATCTCAAGCTGATGACTGTCGACGACCGCCTGGTCAACGCCGACGGCACCCCGATCGAAGACGTTCCGCACATGGGGATTTCGGCCACCAAGATCGGCGAGGCCGTCGGCCAGGCGATCGTGGACGAGATCAAGAAGCGCGGCTGGGACATGAAGGAGGTTGGCGCGATCCGTGTCTCCTACGACCAGTTGCCGACCGCGGTCGACCGCGTCGAAGGCGCCCTTTCCGTTCTCAAGGCCAACGGCTTCCCTGAAGCCAACATCTTCGACGCGCCGCAGGCAAAGACCGATACCGAAGCCGCCCTCAACGCCTCGACGATCGTGCTCAACAAGAACGCCGGCATCAAGAAATGGGTCGCTGTCGGTCTCAATGACGAAGCGGTACTCGGCGCCGTGCGCGCAACCGAAAGCGTGGGTATTGCCGCCGACAGCGTGATCGGCGTCGGTATCGGCGGCGCGGAGTCGGCGATCAACGAATTCAAGAAGCCGGCTGCGACCGGCTTCTTCGGCACCGTCATCATCTCGCCGAAGCGGCACGGCTACGAAACCGCGCTCAACATGTACGACTGGATTGCCAACGACAAAGAGCCGGAGAAGCTGATCCTGACCGCCGGCCAGCTGGCGCTCCGCGACAACTACGAAGCCGTCCGCAAGGAACTCGGTATCGAGTAA
- the araG gene encoding L-arabinose ABC transporter ATP-binding protein AraG → MQDFLEFRSISKGYPGVQALSNVSFAVRKGAVHGLMGENGAGKSTLIRVLSGDQSADEGEIRIDGEVQQYRSVRDAFHAGVIVIHQELQLVPELTVAENLWLGHFPGKGGVIDRRKLVGVVSEKLAEIGIDVDPAAKVASLSIGERQMVEIAKAVMLDARVIALDEPTSSLSSRESEILFALIDRLRANGTVILYVSHRLDEIFRLCDSLTVLRDGKLAAHHQEISRVTRDQIISEMVGREIANIWGWRGRSFGAERLRVESIAGPKLKIPLSFSVRRGEIVGFFGLIGAGRSEMARLIYGADARSQGDVSVDGAIVPADSPPKSIRAGIVLCPEDRKFDGIVQGRSIEENMTISSRRHFSRLGIINPKKESELADKFIARLRVRTPSRRQDIVNLSGGNQQKVILGRWLSEEGIKVLIVDEPTRGIDVGAKSEIYEILYGLAEQGMAIVVISSELPEVMGIADRIIVMCEGRLAADMPRVEFDERRILAAALPDIKNSKELPLTQVW, encoded by the coding sequence ATGCAAGATTTCCTCGAATTCCGGTCGATTTCGAAAGGCTACCCCGGCGTCCAGGCGCTATCGAATGTCTCCTTTGCTGTCCGCAAGGGCGCCGTTCACGGGCTCATGGGCGAGAACGGCGCCGGCAAGTCGACGCTGATCCGCGTTCTGTCCGGCGATCAATCGGCCGATGAGGGCGAGATCCGCATCGATGGCGAGGTTCAGCAGTATCGCTCCGTGCGCGACGCCTTCCATGCCGGCGTCATCGTCATTCACCAGGAACTGCAGCTCGTGCCGGAGCTGACGGTTGCCGAAAACCTTTGGCTCGGCCATTTCCCCGGCAAAGGCGGTGTGATCGACCGCCGCAAACTCGTCGGCGTCGTCTCTGAAAAGCTGGCCGAGATCGGCATCGATGTCGACCCAGCCGCCAAGGTTGCGTCGCTTTCGATCGGCGAGCGCCAGATGGTCGAGATCGCCAAGGCGGTGATGCTTGACGCGCGCGTGATCGCTCTCGACGAGCCGACCTCCTCGCTGTCCTCGCGCGAGAGCGAAATCCTCTTTGCTCTCATCGATCGCCTGCGCGCGAACGGCACCGTCATTCTCTACGTCTCGCATCGCCTCGACGAGATCTTCCGGCTTTGCGACAGCCTCACGGTGCTGCGCGACGGCAAGCTCGCCGCCCATCATCAGGAGATTTCCAGGGTTACGCGCGACCAGATCATTTCCGAGATGGTCGGGCGCGAGATCGCAAATATCTGGGGCTGGCGGGGGCGCAGCTTCGGCGCCGAACGGCTGCGGGTCGAAAGTATTGCAGGGCCAAAACTGAAGATCCCGTTGAGCTTCTCCGTCAGGCGCGGCGAGATCGTCGGCTTCTTCGGCCTGATTGGTGCCGGCCGCAGCGAGATGGCGCGGCTCATCTATGGAGCCGATGCGCGCAGCCAGGGCGACGTGTCGGTCGACGGCGCAATCGTGCCGGCAGACAGCCCGCCGAAGTCGATCCGGGCCGGCATCGTCCTCTGCCCGGAGGACCGCAAGTTCGATGGCATCGTTCAGGGCCGGTCGATCGAAGAGAACATGACGATCTCCTCGCGCCGCCACTTTTCTCGCCTCGGCATCATCAATCCGAAGAAGGAAAGCGAACTCGCCGACAAATTCATCGCCAGGCTTCGCGTGCGAACACCGTCCCGCCGTCAGGACATCGTCAACCTCTCGGGCGGCAACCAGCAGAAGGTCATCCTCGGGCGCTGGCTGTCGGAGGAAGGCATCAAGGTTCTCATCGTCGACGAGCCGACGCGCGGCATCGACGTCGGCGCGAAATCCGAGATCTACGAAATCCTTTACGGGCTTGCCGAGCAGGGCATGGCGATCGTCGTCATCTCCAGCGAGCTACCGGAGGTGATGGGCATCGCGGACCGTATCATCGTGATGTGCGAGGGTCGGCTGGCGGCCGACATGCCGCGTGTGGAATTCGATGAGCGGCGGATCCTCGCGGCAGCCCTTCCCGACATCAAGAACAGCAAAGAGCTTCCCCTCACGCAGGTATGGTGA
- the araH gene encoding L-arabinose ABC transporter permease AraH produces the protein MTHLKKILLGEQGLVVIFAVAFVIVSMTVPNFLSERNMLGLLQSVVTIGIIACTMMFCLASRDFDLSVGSTVAFSGMVAVMASNASGSILLGLLAAVICGAVVGTINGVVIARFRINALITTLATMQIVRGFALIASDGRAVGINDPGFYQLALSRFLGVPTPIWVMGLFFIVFGFVLNRTVFGKNTLAIGGNPEASRLAGVDVARMRVWIFALQGIVCAVAGVLLASRITSGQPNAATGLELSVISACVLGGVSLAGGRAAMTGVIVGVLIMGIAENVMNLLNIQAFYQYVVRGLILLLAVLLDNLRSVAGRQRV, from the coding sequence ATGACCCATCTGAAAAAAATTCTTCTCGGCGAACAGGGCCTCGTCGTCATCTTCGCAGTCGCCTTCGTCATCGTGTCGATGACGGTTCCGAATTTCTTGAGCGAGCGCAATATGCTCGGCCTGCTGCAGTCGGTCGTCACGATCGGCATTATCGCCTGCACGATGATGTTCTGCCTCGCCTCGCGCGATTTCGACCTTTCAGTCGGCTCGACGGTGGCATTTTCCGGCATGGTGGCGGTCATGGCCTCGAACGCCTCGGGCTCGATCCTGCTCGGGCTGCTGGCTGCCGTCATTTGCGGCGCGGTCGTCGGCACCATCAACGGCGTCGTCATCGCTCGTTTCCGCATCAATGCGCTGATCACAACGCTTGCGACCATGCAGATCGTCCGCGGTTTCGCGCTGATCGCCTCGGATGGTCGCGCCGTCGGCATCAACGATCCCGGCTTTTATCAGCTCGCGTTGTCGCGCTTTCTCGGCGTCCCGACACCGATCTGGGTGATGGGCCTGTTCTTCATCGTCTTCGGCTTTGTGTTGAACCGAACCGTCTTCGGCAAGAACACGCTGGCGATCGGCGGCAATCCGGAGGCTTCGCGTCTTGCGGGCGTCGACGTCGCCCGCATGCGCGTCTGGATCTTCGCGCTGCAAGGCATCGTCTGCGCCGTCGCAGGCGTGCTGCTTGCCTCGCGCATCACCTCCGGTCAGCCCAATGCCGCGACGGGACTCGAGCTTTCGGTCATCTCGGCCTGCGTGCTCGGCGGCGTATCGCTTGCCGGCGGCCGCGCGGCGATGACTGGCGTCATCGTCGGCGTTTTGATCATGGGCATCGCCGAGAATGTCATGAACCTGCTCAACATCCAGGCCTTTTATCAGTACGTGGTGCGCGGCCTGATCCTGTTGCTGGCGGTGCTGCTCGACAATCTGCGCTCGGTCGCGGGCCGACAGCGCGTCTGA
- a CDS encoding aldose 1-epimerase gives MSNDVLHLKNNELSVELSRFGGSLLAATWRGIPFLKPTATAGIATQRFGAEASFPLVPFGNRIEGNSFTFEGERFTLEPNTSGDPFCLHGDGWLSEWELKSHSGERATLSYVHAERAGSPYAYEAVQDVRLEGSTLLLSLAVTNTSTRLLPFGLGHHPYFPRTAGTRLRARAKRIWGERAGHLPDAPGAILRMVDFAEGNRLPARWMNNAYDGWDGEAAIEWPERQLALRLEAEGSFECFMIYSPGADADFFCFEPMTHLPNAHNMPNEAGGLVALKPGKSLAGTIRFRLAPLSPGF, from the coding sequence ATGTCAAACGATGTCCTGCACCTTAAGAACAACGAGCTCTCGGTCGAACTGAGCCGTTTCGGCGGCTCGCTCCTCGCTGCCACCTGGCGCGGCATCCCGTTCCTGAAGCCGACTGCGACCGCCGGGATCGCGACGCAGCGCTTCGGCGCCGAAGCGAGCTTCCCGCTCGTCCCCTTCGGCAACAGGATCGAAGGCAACAGCTTCACCTTCGAGGGGGAGCGCTTCACCCTCGAGCCGAATACATCGGGCGATCCATTCTGCCTGCATGGGGATGGATGGCTCAGCGAGTGGGAGCTGAAGTCGCACAGCGGGGAACGGGCGACCCTTTCCTATGTGCACGCCGAGCGGGCGGGAAGCCCCTATGCCTACGAGGCCGTGCAGGATGTGCGGCTGGAAGGCAGCACGCTGCTTCTCTCCCTGGCCGTCACGAACACGTCGACTCGTCTGTTACCCTTTGGATTGGGGCATCATCCCTACTTTCCACGCACGGCCGGGACCCGGCTCAGAGCGAGGGCGAAACGCATCTGGGGTGAGAGGGCTGGACATCTGCCCGACGCTCCCGGCGCGATTCTCCGAATGGTCGATTTCGCCGAGGGCAACAGGCTCCCCGCTCGCTGGATGAACAATGCCTATGACGGCTGGGACGGAGAGGCTGCAATCGAATGGCCCGAACGTCAGCTTGCCTTAAGGCTTGAGGCCGAGGGTTCGTTCGAGTGCTTCATGATCTACTCACCGGGTGCGGATGCGGACTTCTTCTGTTTCGAGCCGATGACGCATCTGCCCAATGCTCACAACATGCCGAACGAAGCCGGCGGCCTCGTTGCGTTGAAGCCCGGTAAGAGCCTTGCAGGCACGATCAGGTTCCGTCTGGCGCCATTGAGCCCAGGCTTTTAA
- a CDS encoding DUF1127 domain-containing protein → MNVARSFNNWRKYRQTVTELGRMSTRELDDLGIARADIHRVARAAVGR, encoded by the coding sequence ATGAACGTAGCACGCTCTTTTAACAACTGGCGCAAGTACCGTCAGACGGTCACCGAACTGGGCCGTATGTCGACCCGTGAACTCGATGATCTCGGCATCGCCCGTGCCGACATCCATCGCGTCGCCCGCGCCGCTGTCGGCCGCTAA